The segment GACATGATTGtctactactccctccgtttcaatttatttgtcgttctagacttcggcacacagattaataaaacatttaattttgtatatttactagataaaaacatcattaccaatacaactaaccagatttcaaccaataaaaaaatagaatagattaaaaagtcaataaattttgcattgaaatcataaaacgacacttattttgaaacaaaagttttgctccaaaacgacatataattcgaaacggagggagtataaaagtcgaaaattgtaatatttaattagaGAAAAACTAATTCCACTGATTGGACATGGAGAAGGTACAGTTGCAAATAATTTAGTATGGTGCCATTTTTTTAAGACtactaaaaacattttttgttgGTTATATCAAGAgttatctaaataaatataatattcatatttcattaaatttgattttaattaattttaaagtaatGCCAATCAGAGAATGACAAGCATAGAACAATATATTACACTTTTAAGTAATAATCATTTTTCTAGTTTcctattcttttttatttttaacaatttttcatttttataaatacattaGCACTATATATGTGTACATGATTTCTGCATGTAGTTGTCTCTGTTATTCGTTGAGTACGATGCAATTATATGTTCCTTACTTCCTTTGTTTTAATAACCCACCGTGAAGAGTCACTCTCTAAAATGAACAAGAGTGACCATCAAATATGTATAATTGCCTAGTCTTGTAGCAGAAAAAAtgatatctattctattaaaatagtcatttaaattttttactatACAAATGTTTACTTAGACCAATTCATTAGTAtcttaacaaattaaattatatatatatatgtacaaaaATGCAAGCCATATTTATGGATAGTCACTATATTCTTGCTAGATTTTGGTAACAATAGAATgaagatatatttttactaCTATTTATGTGTGTTAAAtagatgtaatattttattcaaaatcaatTATAGCAAGAGATATAAATAATCATCActatatagatataaaatttaaagtatatacagtaaatcaactatttttattttataaataaagatattcaaaaatataagagatattttatattaaattaataattctataaattaataaaatataatagtcccactattattagtttataaaaaaatactgtaagataattttaaataagaaatcGATAGGGGATTCGAGCCAAAACTTGAATGTGTTGATGAAGCCATCTCGACGAATTGCTGAAACTTAATCACCTTAGATTGTGATATTAGAGGGGCCATTgcacaaaataacaaaatgctAGATAATAAGATAAATCGAAACAAGTATTCGGTAGTAAAGCTGAAAGGACTTCTCTCCtttattatataacaaaaacatGGAGCAAAactagaaaataattattataaaaaaaaaattattattttatataaatataaataatttctaaaaataggAAAGCTATGAGAAACACTGCTGAAAAGTATTTATAGATTTCTTagtgatatttaaaaattagctattaataaaaaaataagcaaaatgacataaacataaacatattaAACTTGATAACAAATGTTTGAACTTCTTTTTCAAAAAGACACAAGACTTTCATTACCAAGCTAAAACCATGTCCGCTGTGAAAAACATCTCCTCCTTCAGGCTCGCCTCTCTTCTCCGCCGCGAGAAAAACCCTTCCGCCGCCATCAAGCTATTCCAAAACCCCGATCCAGAATCAACAAACCCGAAACGACCCTTCAGATACTCGCTCCTCTGCTACGATCTCATCATCACGAGACTCGGCAGCTCCAAGATGTTCCACGAGCTAGACCAGGTCCTCCTCCAGCTCAAGTCCGATACCAGAATCGTCCCAACGGAGATCCTATTCTGCAACGTGATCAACTACTTCGGCCGCGGAAGATTACCCGCTCGCGCGCTCCAcgtgttcgacgaaatgcctcAGTACCGATGCCAACGCACCGTCAAATCCGTGAACTCTCTGTTGAGTGCGCTCTTAAAGTGCGGAGCTTTCGATGAGATGAAGGAAGTTCTTTCGAGGATTGATGAGTACGGTAAGCCAGACGCTTGTACTTACAATATACTGATCGATGGGTATTCTAGGAGCGGGTGTTTCGATGATGCCTTGAAGCTGTTCGATGAAATGGTCAAGAAGAAGGTGAAACCCACCGGTGTAACTTTCGGGACGCTGGTTAATGGGTTATGTAAGAACTTTAAGGTGAAGGAAGCGTTGAAGATGAAGCACGATATGTTGAAAGTGTATGGAGTATATCCCACGGTTCATGTTTATGCATCGTTGATCAAAGCGTTATGTCAAATGGGGGAATTGAGTTTGGCGTTTAAGCTAAAGGATGAAGCTTACGAAGGAAAGATTAAAGTAGACTCGGCTATCTACTCTACGTTGATTAGCTCGCTTATAAAAGCTGGAAGGTCAGAAGAGGTCTCAGGGATCTTGGAGGAAATGAGAGGAAAAGGGTGTGAACCGGATACAGTGACTTACAATGTACTGATTAACGGGTTCTGTGTTGAGAATGATTTGGAATCAGCTTATGGAGTTCTGGATCAGATGGTTGAGAAGGGTGTGAAGCCAGATGTTATAGGCTACAACATGATACTTGGTGCCTTGTTTAGAATCCAAAACTGGAAAGAAGGAACTTACTTGTTTGAAGATATGCCTCGGAGGGGTTGCGTCCCTGATATATTGTCTTATAGGATAGTTTTCGATGGGCTTTGCCAAGGTTCACAGTTTGAAGAAGCAGCGGTTGTCTTGGACGAAATGCTTTTCAAAGGCTACAAGCCTCGCAAGGATAGGCTAGAGAGATTTCTGCAAAGGCTATCTGAGAGTGGAAAGTTGGAGATTCTCGGTAAAGTTATCGGTAGCTTGAATAAAGGGAATTCTGTTGATGCAGATTTTTGGTCGGTAATTATGCGTATAGTGTGCAAAGAACCTGCAATATCTGATTCTGTTGATTTATTGTTAAACACATTGAAGGAAGAGGGTCTTTCATCAACAATGCAGCACTGCTAGGTCACTTCTCGTGCAAGGTTAGTGTTGGTTGCCGTGAGCCTTGTTGGGTGGGCAGAATGGATTATCTGCAGACACATGAGTTTACTCTGCATTACTGATTAAAGGGGTGGAGATTCGATGATATCCTAAAAGGTGTTGTGAACATCTGAAAATCTTCAGTTGATAAGTTCTAGTCCCAGTGAAGACTGGATTCCCCAGCAAAACAAGCTGGAGATTTGATGCTACCTAAGacctaaaaagtaaaaacagagCCGAATCAGGAATAGAGGTGTGTAGGGGTGTTTTCGTCATTGACACTGTACGAGAACCCTACTTTAGTTTCAGGTTGTGGTTTCCTCTTGTCAGTTCGGTGGGTTTTGTTTTGTCTGAGAAAGGTCATCCTTCATCGTTTCTGCTTCGATCTACTCGGTACTGTTCTCTAGTCTATCATTAAACTCATTAGTTCTCTTAAGACAATTTTCTTCTGCAGTTCTGCATAAGAATGTTACGAACAATGTTGTAAAACTCAGacctttatgaaataaaaagatatattccCAAAAGATCAAACGATTACAATGGTTTTGAGAAAGTTTTTGGTAGAGTTCTCTCACCTCTCCTACAACGTGATCGACAAAACTCTCGATGACCACCACAACGACGTACAACGGAATAATATAAAGCAGACTACGACTCCTACCACGTCACCAACATCTCACGTGCTCCTGTTGGCTGCATAGTTGGATCGACTACAGGCGGTTTATTGATCTTCTAGAAAGCATCTTCTGAGTCTACCGCTTGACTCAAGAGAAGCCTGTTTACTCGATGTCTTCTACTCCAAATGGGCCTTGCCCTTCCTCCTGTACTGATAGAGAATTGGTGGATGCGCGGCCTCATAGCTAACATTACCGCCCGGTTTGAAAACAACCTTGTCCTCAAGGTTGAATCTTGGAAACTGCACTGCCACTGAATGTTTACTCTCCCACGTACAGTCAAATTCTGGCAACCCCTTCCACTTAATCAACACCTCTTCTTGCCCACTCCTCTCATTTACTCTGCAATCTAACACCTCTTCCGGTTCTGCCTCTAAGACTCCTTCTGCAGTAATCTGTGGGGGGATAGCGGCTTGTGTTGGCTCATCTCCCACTGCTTTCTTCAGCTGAGAGACGTGGAAGGTATGGTGAATACGAGCCTCTGGTGGCAAGGACAACTTGTAAGCCACCTTTCCCACTTTTGCTAACACCTCATAAGGCCCGTAGTAACGCGCAGATAGCTTCTCGTTCGGGCGACGTGCCAAGGTCTGCTGCCTGTAGGGACGCAACTTCAGAAACACTCGATCCCCAACCTCAAACTGCACCTCTCTGCGATGACTGTCAGCTCTGTTCTTCATCACCTGCTGCGCCTTATGAATGTGGCGTTTTAGCAGTTCCAAAGTGGCGTCTCTGTCCCGTAGGCGTGTCTCTAGTTCAGCATTGTTTGTTGACCCGTCTTCAAAGCGTAGTAAGATAGGAGCTTCTCGCCCATACACCGCTTTAAAAGGAGTCATCTGGATGGCAGAGTGAAACGAAGAGTTGTAGCTGAACTCTGCCCACGACAGATACTGCATCCAAGTCCTTGGTTTCTCACCCGCGAAGCACCGTAGATATGTCTCCAATCCTCTGTTAGTCACTTCGGTCTGCCCATCAGACTGTGGGTGATAGGCAGTGCTAAAGCAAAGAGTGGTACCCGCCAAACGAAACATTTCTTTCCAAAACTGACTTGTGAAGACCTTGTCACGGTCTGAAACAATAGTTTTGGGAAAGCCATGTAACTTTACTACCTCTTGAATGAACAACACCGCCACATCTACTGCCGTAAAAGGGTGCTTCAGCCCGAAGAAATGAGCGTATTTGGAGAGCCTGTCCACCACTACTAGCACCGCGTTGATACCCTCAGATCGTGGTAACCCTTCCACGAAATCCATCGACACATCCTCCCAAATCTGTTCTGGAACTGGTAACGGCTGCAGCAAACCCCCAGGAGCTAGTGTAGAATACTTCTGCCTCTGACAAGTAGAACACGCAGCCACGTAACGACGTATGTCTGTCATCATCCCAGTCCAATAAAATGACGCCCCGATGCGTTTCTGCGTCTTGAGAACTCCCCCATGGCCTCCTTGTTTCCCGTCGTGATACTCCTTGAGTATTACCCCCACGAAATTTGATCCCTTCGGAAGCACTAGCTTCCCCTGTCTCAACAGTCTGCCTTGAACTACTGCGTAATCTGGATGTTTCGTTGCATCCTCTTGAAGTTCCCTGATGATCTTTTGCAAAGCCGGATCGCGTTCCACTTCACTACTAATCTCCTCAACCTGTATGGCGAAGGGACCAGAGATAGCACTGAGCTCAACGTTTGCATCCTTACGCGATAGGGCGTCTGCTGCACGGTTCTCCAACCCTGGTTTGTATTGGATGTCGAAGTCAAAGCCCAGTAGTTTGGTGAGCCACCTCTGATACTCCAAATTTATCTCTCTCTGCTCCAGCAAGTACTTGAGGCTTTTCTGGTCTGTCCTCACCAAGAACTTGCGCCCCAGCAGATAGTGCCTCCATTTCTGTATCGCAAAGACGATGGCCATCAACTCCCTCTCGTAGACTGACTTCTGTCTCTGCCTATCTGTCAACGCCTGGCTGAAATACGCAATCGGTCTCTGATTCTGCATGAGAACCGCCCCCAGTCCTGTTCCTGAGGCATCAGACTCGATGACGAAGAGAACTGTAAAGTCTGGCAAGGCCAGCACCGGAACTGTAGACATTGCTCTCTTCAGACCCTCAAATGCCAGTGCAGCTCCTGCTCCCCACTGAAAGTTGTCTTTCCTGAGGAGGATCGTGAGTGGTCTTGCAATCTCTCCGTACCCGAGCACAAATTTTCTATAGTAACCCGTGAGCCCCAAAAAACCTCTCAGCTCCTTGATAGTTCGAGGCTCCTTCCACTCCACCATAGCTTGAATCTTGCTCTTGTCAGCAGCTACCCCTTCCTTGGAGATGACATGACCCAGATACTCAATAGATGATGTTCCAAACTGACATTTCTTCTGGTTGGCGTACAGCTTGTTCTGTCTCAGCACCTCCAAGACTTGCTTCAGATGCATCTCGTGTTCGGCCTCCGACTTACTGAACACCAGGATGTCATCAAAAAACACCAGTACGAACCGCCTGAGAAACGCCCTGAATACTTGATTCATCAAGGACTGGAAAGTAGATGGAGCGTTTGACAACCCAAATGGCATGACGAGAAACTCGTAGTGGCCATCATGTGTACGAAATGCGGTTTTCGGTACATCCTCCGCTTTTACCAAAATCTGGTGATACCCTGACTTCAAATCGATCTTGGAGAAGATCACTGCTCCATTCAACTCGTCCAGGAGCTGATCGATCATTGGTATGGGGTAGCAGTCGGCCACGGTGACCTTGTTGAGAGCTCTGTAGTCAACGCAGAACCTCCAGCTACCGTCCTTCTTCTTGACTAGGAGCACGGGGCTAGAGAAAGGGCTCTCACTGTCTCTTATGATCCCTGCTGTCAGCATGGCTGCAACCTGCTTCTCTAtttcctccttctggatttggGGATACCGGAACGGCCTGACACTCACTGGGCTCGCTCCTGGTTGCAATGTTATCGCGTGCTCCTTTCCTCGAGATGGTGGCAAGCCTACAGGCTCTGCAAACACCTGAGGGTACTCGTCCACTATCTGTTGCCAACGTGGTTCTGGCCCCAGCGGTGGTTCGTGCTCTATCTGAATCCCATTGTACTCGACGATGAGCCCAAAAGCCTCATGATCCATCGCTCTCCACATCGCTTTTGCTGAGAACTCAGCGCAGGTTAGACTAGGGTCTCCCCGCAACGTGTATTTGACCCCATCTAGCATGAAACTCATGATCTGCAGCTTCCAGTTCACCTGTGTGTCACCTAAGGTGGACAACCACTGAATCCCCAAGATGATGTCAGCGTTGCCCAACCTTAGAGGTAAGAAACTGGATTTGATCGTCAAGCCCTGCATCTCCAACTCCAGTTCTTGACACACCCCAGCTCCCTTCAGCATCAATCCTCCAGCTGTCAGGACTCCGAATCTCTTCGTGTCTGATGTGGTGATTGACAGTCTCTCCATCGCCTTAGTGTCCACGAAGTTGTGGGTGGCTCCACTGTCAATCAACACCACCACCTTCTCTCCATTCATCACGCCTTCCATCTTGATAGTCCTAGGGTTCGAGATCCCCGCTATCGAGCAAATCGAAACCTCAGCGACCTCCACCCCTTCGAGAGTCTCCGTCGTATCGCCTTGTGCGAGAAAGTCAGATATATCGATCTCGGTGCCGTCGTCTTGCACCAGCAGCACCATGAGTTCCGGGGACGGACATTTATGACGTGAGTTCCATTTCTCATCACATCGGAAGCACAAGCCCTTCGCTTTTCTCTCTGCAACCTCAGCCTCGGTTAGTCTTCGAAACGGAGGCTTCAAACGGTTGTGACCGACAGCGTTGCGACTCCCTGTTGGATTAGGAGTCGTCGTGGGCTTGGGCTTATTGTTGACAGGCCCATTATTGTGACCATTTGTGCTACTGGGCTTTGAAGTGGGCTGAAAACGATTTTGATGTTTCTGGGCCGATTTCGATCCACCGTAATGGGTCTCCTCCGGCCAGTCATCATCGGCGTTGTTCCAGTCCTCCACCAGCTTGGCTGTGTCCATCATCTGTTTCAACCCGCGTGGTTCCCTCACTCGAACCCCCGCGCGTATCTTAGGTCGTAACCCTATCATGAACGCCATCTCAAGGATCGTGTCAGGTACTTCCGGTGCGTTGGACGCCAGAGCGATGAACTCGCGACAGTAGTCCCTGACAGATCCGGTTTGTCGGAGGGTCAAGAGCCTTTCGCCGGCTTTGGTGTCGTGAACCGGCGAGTATTGCTCTAAAACCCTCTGCTTCATCTGTTCCCATGTAAGGAACGGATTTCGATTCCTCTCCCAGCGATACCAGATCAAGGCGTCGCCGGTGAAACAAACTCTTACCGCTCGGAGCTTCCCTTCCTCCTTCAAGTCTCCGAGTTCGAAGAACTGCTCCACCCGCACGACCCACGACTCTGCATCGTCTCCGTTGAACTCCGGAATCTTCAACTTCCGCATCAGTGCGGCGTTGTCATCCTCCAGCGTCGACTCAGCGCTCCGTTGAGACGGAGACGACGTTACCTTGTCCCCTACGCCATCAAGGTAACCCGACTCCAACCTCAACGAAGGACCGATGTCGATGCCCTTCCCGTTTCCACCATCTGGGTACGCCATGGCTGATGAAGGTCCGATCTTGCTCGAGACGGTCTCAGACAGAGGGGTTTCAGAAGCTTTCTTTTTCCTAGCCTCCTCCTCTTCGATCATCCGTTGCTCGATCCTCTCCAACACACTCAGCCTCCCCATTTGTTTTTTGATCTCGTCGAGACTCTGCTCCAGCACTGCTATACGACCAACGTCGCGTTGCAAGCCTTCCACAGCGATCTCCATCTCAGATTTCTTCGGCGGCATCTTCTTCCCGAGTCACGtaatggctctgataccaagtTTGTTACGAACAATGTTGTAAAACTCAGacctttatgaaataaaaagatatattccCAAAAGATCAAACGATTACAATGGTTTTGAGAAAGTTTTTGGTAGAGTTCTCTCACCTCTCCTACAACGTGATCGACAAAACTCTCGATGACCACCACAACGACGTACAACGGAATAATATAAAGCAGACTACGACTCCTACCACGTCACCAACATCTCACGTGCTCCTGTTGGCTGCATAGTTGGATCGACTACAGGCGGTTTATTGATCTTCTAGAAAGCATCTTCTGAGTCTACCGCTTGACTCAAGAGAAGCATGTTTACTCGATGTCTTCTACTCCAAATGGGCCTTGCCCTTCCTCCTGTACTGATAGAGAATTGGTGGATGCGCGGCCTCATAGCTAACAAAGAACTTTTATAAGTGTATTTTCTCTGAGCTTGTGTTGCTAGCCCTCGATCTTTGCCTAAGTCTTCTCGGAGTAAGCTCTTTGACATGAGTGTAGAGCTCTTTTGTCTATAAAACTTTTGACTTTTCGTTCTTTTAAATTTCGTTTGGATTCAGGAATGAATCTTGGAGTGAAGATGGTGCCAAAGAAGATGGCGGTTCTCTACCATTACCCTTGCCATGACGGTGTTTTTGCTGCCTTGGCTGCTCATCTCTACTTCTCAGCAAACTCAATCCCTTCGATTTTCTTCCCAAACACAGTCTACTCTCCTATCACAATGAGCCAGCTTCCTCTCCAAGATATCAGCCATCTCTATCTTCTTGATTTCACAGGACCGCCAGGTTTTGTCCAACGAGTCTCTCCCAACGTTGACAATGTAGTCATCCTCGACCACCATAAAACCGCTATTGAGAGCCTCGGTGATGTCTCTTCCACTTGCAAGAACGTCACCAAAGTTTTGGACGTAGGGAGAAGCGGCGCCACCATTGCGTTTGACTATTTTACTCGGAAGCTGATGGAAGAGTCTCGAGGAAACTGCAGAGAGATGAATGATTTCAGGAGAATGAGGCGTGTTTACGAGTACATTGAAGACGCAGATATCTGGAAGTGGGAACTACCAGAGAGCAAAGCATTCAACAGCGGGATCGTGGACTTAGGGATCGAATACGATCTCAATCAGAACGAGTCACTGTTTCAGCAGCTACTCTCGTTGGATCATGAAAGCGTGATCAAAAGAGGGAAAGAGAGTTTGTCAAGGAAACATAAACTGATTCAGGAGGCGCTGGAACAGTCCTACGAGATTGTTCTTGGAGGTGATGAAGAGTTTGGTCGGTGTTTGGCTGTAAATGCAGATGAGATTGCAGAGCTTAGAAGCGAACTAGGGAATCAATTGGCTGAGAAGAGCGGGCGTATGAGATTACGAGGCGTTGGAGCTGTTGTTTACAGAGTCCCAGAGCTTGAGGATGAGACAAAACTGAAAATAAGTTTGAGGAGTGTTGCAGAAGAAGACACAACACAGGTTTCACAGAGATTCGGAGGTGGTGGTCATAAAAACGCAAGCTCCTTCCTGTTAAGCTCAGTGGAGTTGGAGCTATGGAAGGTGAAAAGATACTCTTCTTCTAATACATTATTGAAGTAGAGACATGTTCTCTCAATGAGTTACTTCAACTCTTTATAGTTTTGACAAATTTTTGGTTCTCCTATCCGGTTGATTCAGATTTGGTGTTGATCTTACGAACTGAATCTGGTTTGGCATTGTCTTCTTTACTCTCAACTCAATTCATAGATATCATATTGTCTCCAATGATATGATGATATTGTCTCCAAGAACAAACATTTGAAATGAGAGTGGTTTACAAGCAGAGAAAAATGTATTTAAACACATAAtccaaaacacaaaaaaaagcATAAGAGGAGAATCGAAATCAAGTATGCCTTTTAGTTTGAACGAGAACCAGGCTTGGAAGATAAGTGAGGACAACTGGATAATTGGCCTTAGATGGCTTAATAGTATCTTCGTAAACCTGCTCACACATATCCTTTCCAACAATGTAGATACTGGTCCTACCTCCATCACCCATATACTTGTAGCGACAGCACACTGCAACTCTATTCTCCTCGTCCAGCAAGAAGCTTTCCACACTCCAGAGGTGAAATTTATCAAAACCCATTTGCAGGAGAACCACCAAGTAGCAATTCCACGAAAAGTCTTTAGcctcctcctcatcatcatcaatcttATTGGTCACCCATATCGTCATCACACCTGACCGGTCATCAATGTGTAACAAGGAGAGTTTTTCATCCTTAACAACTGACAG is part of the Raphanus sativus cultivar WK10039 chromosome 5, ASM80110v3, whole genome shotgun sequence genome and harbors:
- the LOC108862554 gene encoding putative pentatricopeptide repeat-containing protein At1g53330, with the translated sequence MSAVKNISSFRLASLLRREKNPSAAIKLFQNPDPESTNPKRPFRYSLLCYDLIITRLGSSKMFHELDQVLLQLKSDTRIVPTEILFCNVINYFGRGRLPARALHVFDEMPQYRCQRTVKSVNSLLSALLKCGAFDEMKEVLSRIDEYGKPDACTYNILIDGYSRSGCFDDALKLFDEMVKKKVKPTGVTFGTLVNGLCKNFKVKEALKMKHDMLKVYGVYPTVHVYASLIKALCQMGELSLAFKLKDEAYEGKIKVDSAIYSTLISSLIKAGRSEEVSGILEEMRGKGCEPDTVTYNVLINGFCVENDLESAYGVLDQMVEKGVKPDVIGYNMILGALFRIQNWKEGTYLFEDMPRRGCVPDILSYRIVFDGLCQGSQFEEAAVVLDEMLFKGYKPRKDRLERFLQRLSESGKLEILGKVIGSLNKGNSVDADFWSVIMRIVCKEPAISDSVDLLLNTLKEEGLSSTMQHC
- the LOC108862558 gene encoding uncharacterized protein LOC108862558, whose protein sequence is MNLGVKMVPKKMAVLYHYPCHDGVFAALAAHLYFSANSIPSIFFPNTVYSPITMSQLPLQDISHLYLLDFTGPPGFVQRVSPNVDNVVILDHHKTAIESLGDVSSTCKNVTKVLDVGRSGATIAFDYFTRKLMEESRGNCREMNDFRRMRRVYEYIEDADIWKWELPESKAFNSGIVDLGIEYDLNQNESLFQQLLSLDHESVIKRGKESLSRKHKLIQEALEQSYEIVLGGDEEFGRCLAVNADEIAELRSELGNQLAEKSGRMRLRGVGAVVYRVPELEDETKLKISLRSVAEEDTTQVSQRFGGGGHKNASSFLLSSVELELWKVKRYSSSNTLLK